In one window of Lewinella sp. 4G2 DNA:
- a CDS encoding NAD(P)/FAD-dependent oxidoreductase: MTTQTPIVILGAGPAGAATALKLSYLGVPSVLIDKSDFPRDKVCGDALSGKVPTLLNRLDPAIMNRLRKRFDPVDVWGIRFYSPSNKLIELPFNIGYERVPDQAPGYVSKRMDFDGFLIDEVKRRDNIDLHLNTEVTKWAKTAAGYEVTTKDGSQTWSCNLLIDGTGSHSRFSRKEAGQEVEHKHHAAAVRAYFKGVTGFHEDNFIELHFLEELTPGYFWIFPLPNGEANVGLGLRSDIVKKRKMNLRKTFDKIIASPQFAERFAGAEQITPTAGYGLPLGSKERTLSGDNYLLIGDAGHLIDPLTGEGIGNGIYSGFIAAELAARCLEEQRFDAAFLADYDVRIARVLRSELRLSYRFQQIVGKKWLANAITSIVVANPRVMELLSRMYTDLELRGNLVKPMFWWKLFRGKTTVAAPTGATPSGK, encoded by the coding sequence ATGACCACCCAAACCCCCATCGTCATCCTCGGAGCGGGACCCGCCGGAGCTGCTACTGCCCTCAAGCTATCCTACCTCGGGGTGCCCAGCGTACTGATTGACAAATCGGATTTCCCACGCGACAAGGTGTGTGGGGATGCGCTCAGCGGGAAGGTGCCCACGCTGCTCAACCGCCTGGACCCGGCCATCATGAACCGACTGCGCAAGCGCTTCGACCCGGTGGACGTTTGGGGTATCCGCTTCTACAGTCCCTCCAACAAACTGATCGAGCTGCCCTTCAACATTGGCTACGAACGAGTACCCGACCAGGCGCCGGGCTACGTCAGCAAACGGATGGATTTTGACGGCTTCCTCATCGACGAGGTGAAACGGCGCGACAACATCGACCTCCACCTCAACACGGAGGTGACGAAATGGGCGAAAACCGCCGCTGGCTACGAAGTCACTACAAAGGATGGTAGCCAGACCTGGTCCTGCAATCTGCTCATCGATGGTACCGGGTCTCACTCCCGCTTTAGCCGTAAGGAAGCGGGGCAGGAGGTGGAGCATAAACACCACGCCGCCGCGGTCCGCGCTTACTTTAAGGGCGTCACCGGCTTTCACGAGGATAACTTCATTGAGCTTCACTTTCTGGAGGAGTTGACGCCGGGTTATTTCTGGATCTTCCCCCTGCCCAACGGCGAGGCTAACGTCGGGCTCGGCCTGCGGTCGGACATCGTGAAGAAGCGGAAAATGAACCTGCGCAAGACTTTCGACAAGATCATCGCTTCTCCCCAATTCGCCGAGCGTTTCGCTGGGGCCGAGCAGATCACGCCTACGGCTGGCTACGGTTTGCCGCTGGGCTCGAAGGAACGGACGCTCTCCGGAGATAATTACCTACTCATCGGTGACGCTGGCCACCTGATCGACCCCCTTACCGGGGAGGGGATCGGCAACGGCATCTATTCCGGCTTCATTGCCGCGGAACTGGCCGCCCGTTGTCTCGAGGAGCAGCGTTTCGACGCGGCTTTTCTGGCGGATTACGACGTCCGCATTGCGCGCGTTTTGCGTTCCGAGTTGCGCCTCAGTTACCGCTTTCAGCAGATCGTCGGCAAGAAATGGCTGGCAAACGCAATTACTTCCATCGTGGTAGCCAACCCTCGCGTCATGGAGCTACTCTCTAGAATGTACACGGACCTGGAACTGCGGGGAAATCTCGTCAAACCGATGTTCTGGTGGAAGCTTTTTCGCGGCAAAACGACCGTCGCGGCGCCCACCGGAGCTACCCCCTCCGGCAAGTAA
- the ruvA gene encoding Holliday junction branch migration protein RuvA produces MITYVTGPIAHKNPSFVVIEAGGLGYHINISLFTYTKIESATKAKLLTHFHVKEDQQTLFGFYDETERNLFRLLISVSGVGPSTALIVLSSMNPDEVRQAILGEDVASIRKVKGIGPKTAQRIILDLKDKLMKDSFAAPTMLSPQSNTERAEALSALVNLGFARPAVQRALNKVLAKETGAGTEKMIKLALRELSS; encoded by the coding sequence ATGATCACCTACGTTACCGGGCCGATTGCGCACAAGAATCCGAGCTTCGTTGTCATCGAAGCCGGGGGGCTAGGGTACCACATCAATATCAGTTTGTTTACCTACACCAAGATCGAGAGCGCCACCAAGGCTAAGTTGCTGACCCACTTCCACGTGAAGGAAGACCAGCAGACCCTGTTTGGTTTTTACGACGAGACGGAACGTAACCTGTTTCGCCTGCTGATCAGCGTGAGCGGGGTAGGCCCATCTACGGCCCTGATCGTGCTTTCGAGCATGAATCCGGACGAGGTACGGCAGGCGATTTTGGGAGAAGACGTAGCCAGTATCCGCAAGGTGAAGGGCATCGGCCCGAAAACGGCGCAGCGCATCATTTTGGACCTGAAGGACAAATTGATGAAAGATTCCTTCGCGGCCCCGACAATGCTCTCCCCACAAAGCAATACCGAGCGGGCGGAGGCGTTATCTGCCTTGGTAAACCTGGGCTTCGCCCGGCCCGCCGTGCAACGCGCGCTTAACAAAGTGTTGGCGAAAGAAACCGGCGCCGGAACGGAGAAGATGATCAAACTCGCACTGCGGGAGCTTTCGTCTTAG
- a CDS encoding dipeptide epimerase gives MQIIVHPKVLPLANPFRIAHESRTEQPTLIVELVDATGRSGFGEAAMTRYYSLDSAECASALQNLAPALALRKSLSPAALHDFLDREAPTLHPFLRCALDVAAHDLEGKHQNKRIGELWDQPARRTPTCYTIGMGSIPEMVAKVKAFPWPLYKIKLGGDGDDLDIIRALRNVTDAPFYVDANTGWTAQQTIDYAPELQAMGVLLIEQPLLVADEAGQARVKAASPLPIIADESCQTEADVAKCAELFDGINIKIVKCGGLLPARRMIQMARERKLQVMAGCMTESSFGISAIAQLLPELDYADMDGAMLLAKDPGEGVTFDPRTGLAIYPDRPGTGARWRNE, from the coding sequence ATGCAGATCATCGTCCACCCTAAAGTTCTTCCCCTGGCCAATCCCTTCCGCATTGCCCACGAGTCCCGGACGGAGCAACCCACCCTCATCGTGGAATTGGTGGACGCCACCGGCCGGTCCGGATTCGGGGAAGCCGCCATGACGCGGTATTATAGTCTTGACTCGGCGGAATGCGCTAGCGCCCTACAAAACCTCGCACCTGCGTTAGCGCTCAGAAAATCGTTGAGCCCCGCAGCACTGCATGACTTCCTGGACCGCGAAGCCCCTACCCTCCACCCCTTCCTCCGCTGCGCATTAGACGTCGCCGCACACGACCTGGAAGGCAAGCACCAAAACAAGAGAATCGGAGAACTCTGGGACCAACCCGCCCGCCGGACCCCTACCTGCTACACGATCGGGATGGGCAGCATCCCCGAAATGGTGGCTAAAGTCAAAGCCTTCCCCTGGCCGCTCTACAAAATTAAACTCGGTGGTGATGGGGATGACCTGGACATTATTCGCGCCCTCCGCAACGTGACGGACGCCCCCTTCTACGTGGATGCCAATACCGGCTGGACCGCGCAGCAAACCATCGACTACGCACCCGAACTGCAAGCAATGGGCGTCCTCCTCATCGAACAGCCCCTCCTGGTAGCGGACGAAGCGGGGCAGGCACGCGTAAAGGCCGCCAGCCCCCTCCCCATCATCGCCGACGAAAGCTGCCAAACGGAGGCCGATGTGGCGAAGTGCGCCGAACTTTTCGACGGCATCAACATCAAGATCGTAAAGTGCGGTGGCCTCCTGCCCGCTCGCCGGATGATCCAAATGGCCCGAGAACGGAAACTGCAAGTAATGGCGGGGTGTATGACCGAATCCAGCTTCGGTATCAGCGCCATCGCCCAACTCCTGCCGGAACTGGACTATGCGGATATGGACGGGGCCATGTTGCTGGCCAAGGACCCAGGCGAAGGCGTGACCTTCGACCCCCGGACCGGGCTGGCTATTTACCCCGATCGCCCAGGAACGGGGGCCCGGTGGCGGAATGAATAA
- a CDS encoding TIGR02757 family protein has product MTLKEKLNHYHDQYNQPDFVPDDPIGLVHAFETKQDREIIGFWISILAWGRRQTIIDKGTQLVELMDGRPYQFILNHTEEDYARFADWKHRTFNFEDTRYFLRWLQWYYRQHDSLEDAFARYLKPEDDTIEPALIGFHDLFFSLLDAPQRTRKHVATPARKSRCKRLCMFLRWMVRDDDRGVDFGYWTNIKPSQLCLPVDVHVERVAREWGLLKRKQTDWAAVLELTGNLKRYDAEDPCRFDFALFGAGVNE; this is encoded by the coding sequence ATGACGCTAAAGGAAAAACTAAACCACTACCACGACCAGTACAACCAGCCGGACTTCGTGCCGGACGACCCCATCGGCCTCGTCCACGCCTTCGAGACCAAACAGGACCGGGAGATCATTGGCTTCTGGATCTCCATTTTGGCGTGGGGCCGCCGCCAAACCATCATTGATAAGGGGACGCAACTCGTAGAATTGATGGACGGCCGCCCCTACCAATTCATCCTCAACCACACCGAAGAGGACTACGCCCGATTTGCGGATTGGAAGCACCGCACCTTTAACTTCGAGGACACCCGCTACTTCCTGCGCTGGCTACAGTGGTACTACCGGCAACACGACAGCCTGGAAGACGCCTTCGCCCGCTACCTCAAACCCGAAGATGACACCATCGAGCCGGCCTTAATTGGGTTCCACGACTTGTTCTTTAGCCTCCTCGACGCGCCGCAGCGTACCCGGAAACACGTGGCCACCCCGGCCCGCAAGTCTCGCTGCAAACGCCTGTGCATGTTCCTCCGCTGGATGGTCCGCGACGATGACCGGGGCGTAGATTTCGGATACTGGACCAACATCAAACCCAGCCAACTCTGCCTTCCGGTAGATGTCCACGTAGAGCGCGTCGCCCGCGAGTGGGGCCTCCTGAAACGGAAGCAAACCGATTGGGCCGCCGTCCTCGAACTCACGGGTAACCTGAAGCGGTACGATGCGGAAGACCCGTGCAGGTTTGATTTTGCGTTGTTTGGGGCGGGGGTTAATGAGTAG
- the sprA gene encoding cell surface protein SprA, which translates to MNKILLAVGSALLSLSFTYAPYTTDAPEGQAPDVVRELFEAVTFQYSNVEYGTASGDHATRNPQLDLPTSTIDTLPPLRDRQGNFIDDPNRNVIDLKDPASVTREVEYDPETGTYIVREKMGQFDFRPPTYLTFDEYLQYQQEQQKNKYFQNLAGVGNPDDAVNIGDPLADIELDPDVISNLFGGTEISIQPQGGVDLSFGVNYQFQDNPFIVEQFRRNTIFDFDMDINMNVVGQIGDKLKLNTNYNTGTTFNFDNQIKLDYNSEAFSEDDILRKIEAGDVSLPLRGTLIEGAQSLFGLKTELQFGHLKLTAIASQQRSQREKLTIEGGSQLAEFEVYADSYDENRHFFLSHYNRDVYEDALENLPQINSLFHAENIEVWITNDRNEVFEVRDIIALADLSEPNERNLTNPGAVDVNATDDRYSQICPSDVRLPDNGANDLYGRIVNAGESVRNIDQAVSTLQSARFGLQQIRDFEKVSARKLQPREYTVHPELGFISLNINVQPDQVVAVSYRYKYNGNIFRVGELSVNTDNSTGQLANTTNPNRPMRDTSTFATQVLFTKMLKSSTQRVGEPTWDLMMKNVYSLGAYQVNEEDFRLDIQYEDPGEGFKRFLPVPLSAEPNGPQVQGLPLIRAFNLDRLNTQLDPAPDGVFDFVPGITINPTTGRIYFPTLEPFGSDLSARLAPEDRDRFVYQELYDSTIFQAREFPEKNRFAIRGSYKSSVQSEISLGAFNIPPGSVRVTAGGALLQEGRDYSVDYSTGRVRILNDAILSSGVPINVSFEDNTIFSLQTKTMLGLRADYEINDNFSVGGTYMKLFERPFTQKVNLGEDPINNTIYGLDATYQRESGFITRMVDKLPFYSTAAPSNVSLTAETAWLRPGHSNAINISRDDKDGLVYLDDFEGTASPIDLMVPVQRWFMSSIPQNDAANNNPLFPEATRTNDLVSGANRAMLNWFRAEPNARNLTNDEDNVYASFVPQQEVFPNVDIPPSQRQRNPFTTFDMVFYPNIRGPYNFDTRAGTPGLTRGVQVENDPIAPVKLNAPETRWAGIMREMTTPDFQSANIEFVEFWMLSPFLDGMNPQSPAIDADQKQGTLYLNLGNISEDILKDSRKFFENGLPGPANPNRPVDETNWSRVPVAQQITRGFDNDPETRELQDVGLDGSNDEMERAKFAEYIEDVGSANTAARQLIEEDPANDNFFFYNNDRYPDGTDFLTRFIGWNGVQGNSRANSNTRGNTRESTTNIPDAEDINQDNTLNEAESYFQYEIPFVQSATRPREFDQEQTPYITDRIEAANGRVWFRFRVPLNDEQRVAVGGIQDFRSIRFMRMYMTGFEAPTVLRFAEFELVRNSWRRYNREFRDAPPVIGGEAAAEFNIDAVNIEENSSRQPFNYVLPTGIRREQNIGVVNTLQNEQSLVLKVQNLKPSERKAVFKYTDTDLRLYDEMKMFVHAEALGESRFNRPEDGELKLFLRMGSDFEQNYYEYEVPLRMSDTTGFAAALGENSNFTNTRSYADSVWLAENEVDLPLDLLRELKLERNETGIPITQEYSTTFQPKASSDVEKLRNITHTIRVKGNPNLGFVKVFMIGLKNEEDLNNNSLSAEVWVNELRLEGLDERGGVAGLARADIQLADLGSITAAANYSSIGFGGLDNSVTERNREATSGYDLAANISVDRFFPQKWGLQLPVYLQHSRNVSTPEYDPYDLDIRVKEKTDLADTREARDSIREQAQEINKITAINVNNVRIAPAGATGNSPFSPANLSLSYGYTKTQRSDPFIEAEEINDYTGALDYTYSRGRGGSLEPFKGVKSKYLKLLSEINVNPLPNSFSFTNVLDRSFATTKYRFAGVDEQFNTFYNKRFTWVRAYNLNWDLTRSLKLGYNANMATTIDEPRETELLGNPDADQIRRDAIWDGLQNGGRPKLYTQGINASYQLPLRYIPFLDFLDVRANYLGNFSWNAAPLSLQDEGLGNLIQNSQTRQLTANLNFEKFYDQFDFLRKINRPQRQGRTRPQTTSRDDDNKDGEDDDKKRKKKKNDGPSGATRAIVRPFLALRSVRGNFSEDFRTVIPGYLPEPSFFGLADGFDSPGWGFVGGLQPTIRELDVADRRGDNDFLFDMASAGVLSSNPLLSQDVVQNYTRDWDVAATIEPFRDFRLELTMDRSFSENYTETFKVTSKTDPNAQFEHLIPVRDGALSFSNGGASALFNQDTMALDALFETFDENRLVVSQRLGGNTPHQDPELAEQGYAFGYGPNQQDVLLPAFLAAYRGEDAATSDLNPFNLQASPNWRLTYNGLDKVGNLSNVFRRINITHGYQSAFTISSYGTSLDYLASLEESTNPALNGYDTVSLNFFPRIEIPNITESKSFAPLISIEAEMQNGLSFNFAYQSTNNRSINIVSKLLSEQVGTEVVGGFGIVLQGVEIGFLQGGKNKRRRRDGDAGDNVGQTGANRNNSRSGGRLNVSDMDIQFNFSLRDGKTYATRLNPQIREITEGSRVLSFAPSVEYQVNNLLGLRAFFDYRKTTPFNPLGFPQTAASGGIVVRFQLN; encoded by the coding sequence ATGAATAAGATTTTACTCGCCGTAGGTTCTGCTTTACTCTCACTTAGTTTCACTTACGCCCCTTACACAACCGACGCCCCGGAAGGCCAGGCACCCGATGTGGTGCGGGAGCTCTTCGAGGCCGTCACCTTTCAGTATTCGAACGTCGAGTATGGTACAGCGAGTGGCGACCACGCAACGCGCAACCCGCAACTCGATCTACCCACCTCCACAATCGATACCCTCCCGCCCCTCCGCGACCGCCAGGGTAACTTCATCGACGACCCGAACCGCAACGTAATTGACCTGAAGGACCCCGCCAGCGTAACGCGGGAAGTAGAATACGACCCCGAAACGGGCACCTACATCGTCCGGGAAAAGATGGGCCAGTTTGACTTCCGGCCACCAACCTACCTGACTTTTGACGAGTACCTCCAGTACCAGCAGGAGCAGCAAAAGAACAAGTACTTCCAGAACCTGGCCGGCGTCGGTAACCCCGATGATGCCGTCAATATTGGCGACCCGTTGGCCGATATTGAGCTGGACCCGGACGTGATCAGCAACCTCTTCGGGGGGACGGAGATCAGCATCCAGCCGCAGGGTGGGGTGGACCTCAGCTTCGGGGTGAATTACCAGTTTCAGGATAACCCCTTCATCGTTGAGCAATTTCGCCGCAATACGATCTTCGATTTCGACATGGACATCAACATGAACGTGGTGGGCCAGATCGGGGATAAGCTCAAACTGAATACCAATTACAACACCGGAACGACCTTCAACTTTGATAACCAGATCAAGCTGGACTACAACTCCGAGGCCTTCTCGGAAGATGACATCCTCCGCAAGATCGAAGCGGGTGACGTCAGCCTTCCCCTCCGCGGTACCCTGATCGAAGGAGCGCAGTCCCTCTTCGGCCTTAAAACCGAACTACAGTTTGGCCACCTGAAACTGACGGCCATCGCTTCCCAGCAGCGGAGCCAACGCGAGAAGCTGACCATCGAAGGTGGCAGCCAGCTCGCTGAGTTCGAGGTCTACGCCGATAGCTACGACGAAAACCGCCACTTCTTCCTCAGCCACTACAACCGCGACGTCTACGAGGATGCCCTGGAGAATCTCCCCCAGATCAATAGCCTCTTTCACGCCGAAAACATTGAGGTTTGGATTACGAATGACCGGAACGAGGTCTTTGAAGTCCGGGACATTATTGCCCTTGCCGACCTTTCCGAGCCCAACGAAAGGAACCTGACCAACCCCGGCGCCGTCGACGTTAATGCCACCGACGATCGCTACAGCCAGATATGCCCCAGCGACGTCCGCCTGCCGGATAACGGTGCTAACGACCTCTACGGAAGGATCGTCAACGCTGGAGAATCCGTCCGGAATATCGACCAGGCGGTTTCTACACTCCAATCGGCTCGCTTCGGCCTCCAGCAGATCCGTGACTTCGAGAAGGTGTCTGCCCGTAAACTCCAGCCCCGGGAATACACGGTGCACCCGGAACTGGGCTTCATCTCCCTGAACATCAACGTGCAGCCCGACCAGGTCGTGGCCGTTTCTTACCGCTACAAGTACAACGGAAATATCTTCCGGGTAGGTGAGCTTTCCGTGAATACCGATAACAGTACCGGTCAATTGGCCAATACGACCAACCCCAACCGGCCGATGCGGGATACGAGCACCTTCGCTACCCAGGTACTCTTCACCAAAATGCTGAAGTCCTCCACCCAACGGGTAGGGGAGCCTACCTGGGATCTGATGATGAAGAACGTCTACTCCCTCGGTGCCTACCAGGTGAATGAGGAAGACTTCCGTCTCGACATCCAGTACGAAGACCCAGGAGAGGGTTTCAAGCGCTTCCTTCCCGTACCCTTATCAGCTGAGCCAAACGGACCGCAGGTACAGGGCTTACCGTTGATTCGTGCCTTCAACCTGGACCGTCTCAATACCCAGCTGGACCCCGCCCCCGATGGTGTCTTTGACTTCGTACCGGGCATCACCATCAACCCGACGACCGGCCGGATCTACTTCCCTACGCTGGAGCCCTTCGGTAGCGACCTTTCCGCCCGCCTTGCGCCGGAGGACCGCGACCGTTTCGTCTACCAGGAACTTTACGACTCGACGATCTTCCAAGCGCGGGAGTTCCCCGAAAAGAACCGCTTTGCGATCCGGGGCTCCTATAAGTCGAGCGTGCAATCTGAGATCAGTCTCGGTGCCTTCAACATTCCCCCGGGGTCCGTACGCGTGACGGCGGGTGGCGCCCTGCTGCAGGAAGGCCGGGATTATTCGGTGGACTACTCCACCGGCCGCGTAAGGATCCTTAATGATGCCATCCTGAGTTCCGGGGTGCCGATCAATGTCTCCTTTGAGGACAATACCATTTTTAGCCTCCAGACCAAAACGATGCTGGGGCTACGGGCGGACTACGAGATCAACGACAATTTCAGCGTCGGGGGTACCTACATGAAACTCTTTGAGCGGCCCTTTACCCAGAAGGTTAACCTGGGCGAAGACCCCATCAATAACACGATCTACGGGTTGGACGCTACCTACCAGCGGGAGTCCGGCTTCATCACCCGGATGGTCGATAAGCTACCGTTTTACAGCACCGCGGCGCCGTCCAACGTCAGCCTGACGGCGGAGACGGCCTGGTTACGCCCGGGCCACAGTAATGCGATCAACATCAGCCGGGACGATAAGGACGGATTGGTTTACCTCGATGACTTCGAGGGGACGGCCAGCCCGATCGACCTGATGGTGCCCGTGCAGCGGTGGTTCATGTCCTCCATTCCGCAGAATGATGCGGCGAACAATAACCCGCTCTTCCCCGAAGCTACCCGGACGAATGATCTTGTCTCCGGTGCCAACCGAGCCATGCTGAACTGGTTCCGGGCCGAACCGAATGCCCGTAATCTGACGAACGATGAGGACAACGTTTACGCCAGTTTCGTGCCCCAGCAGGAGGTGTTCCCCAACGTCGATATTCCGCCCAGCCAGCGACAGCGGAACCCGTTCACCACTTTCGATATGGTGTTCTACCCCAACATTCGGGGGCCCTATAACTTTGATACCCGCGCTGGTACGCCGGGCCTGACCCGTGGTGTACAGGTGGAGAATGACCCCATCGCTCCGGTAAAACTGAATGCTCCGGAAACCCGCTGGGCGGGTATCATGCGGGAAATGACGACGCCGGATTTCCAGTCCGCCAATATCGAATTCGTTGAATTCTGGATGCTTTCTCCCTTCCTGGACGGCATGAACCCCCAGTCGCCGGCCATTGACGCCGACCAAAAGCAGGGTACGCTCTACCTGAACCTGGGTAACATCTCGGAAGACATTCTGAAGGACAGCCGTAAGTTTTTCGAAAATGGATTGCCTGGCCCCGCCAACCCGAACCGCCCCGTTGATGAAACCAACTGGTCTCGCGTACCCGTAGCCCAACAGATCACCCGTGGCTTCGACAACGACCCCGAAACGCGGGAACTGCAGGACGTTGGCCTCGATGGCTCCAACGACGAAATGGAACGCGCCAAGTTTGCGGAATACATTGAAGACGTGGGGAGCGCCAACACCGCCGCCCGCCAGCTTATTGAAGAGGACCCCGCAAATGACAACTTCTTCTTCTACAATAATGACCGCTATCCCGACGGGACGGATTTCCTTACCCGCTTCATCGGTTGGAACGGCGTCCAGGGTAACAGCCGGGCCAACAGTAACACCCGGGGCAACACCCGTGAGAGTACGACTAACATTCCCGATGCGGAGGACATCAACCAGGACAACACCCTGAACGAAGCCGAAAGCTACTTCCAGTACGAGATCCCCTTCGTGCAGAGTGCAACCCGCCCACGGGAATTTGACCAGGAGCAAACGCCCTACATCACCGACCGGATTGAGGCGGCGAATGGCCGGGTCTGGTTCCGTTTCCGCGTCCCCCTGAACGACGAGCAGCGCGTTGCCGTAGGTGGCATCCAGGATTTCCGTTCCATTCGTTTCATGCGGATGTACATGACGGGCTTCGAGGCACCCACGGTACTCCGTTTCGCTGAATTTGAACTGGTACGTAACTCCTGGCGCCGTTACAACCGGGAATTCCGCGACGCTCCACCGGTGATTGGTGGTGAGGCCGCCGCAGAGTTTAACATTGACGCCGTCAACATTGAGGAGAACAGTTCACGGCAACCCTTTAACTACGTGCTACCTACGGGTATCCGCCGGGAGCAGAACATTGGGGTGGTGAACACACTGCAGAACGAGCAATCGCTGGTCCTGAAGGTCCAGAACCTCAAGCCCAGTGAACGCAAGGCCGTCTTCAAGTACACCGATACGGACCTGCGGCTGTACGACGAAATGAAGATGTTCGTCCACGCCGAAGCCCTCGGTGAAAGCCGCTTCAACCGGCCAGAGGATGGGGAACTCAAACTCTTCCTACGGATGGGTTCCGACTTCGAACAGAACTATTACGAATACGAGGTGCCGCTGCGAATGTCCGACACCACCGGATTCGCCGCAGCTCTGGGGGAAAACTCCAACTTTACCAACACCCGATCCTACGCTGATTCGGTCTGGCTGGCGGAAAACGAGGTGGATCTGCCCCTGGACCTCCTGCGCGAGCTTAAACTGGAACGTAACGAAACGGGAATCCCGATCACCCAGGAATACTCCACCACCTTCCAGCCAAAGGCCAGCTCTGACGTGGAGAAGCTGCGAAACATCACCCACACCATTCGCGTGAAGGGTAACCCGAACCTCGGCTTCGTCAAGGTGTTCATGATCGGTCTCAAGAACGAAGAGGACCTGAACAACAATAGCCTGAGCGCGGAAGTCTGGGTGAACGAACTTCGCCTGGAAGGCCTCGACGAACGCGGCGGGGTAGCCGGCCTTGCCCGGGCGGACATCCAGCTTGCGGACCTTGGTTCCATTACGGCCGCGGCCAATTATAGCAGTATCGGCTTCGGTGGTCTCGATAATTCCGTAACCGAGAGAAACCGGGAGGCCACTTCCGGGTACGATTTGGCGGCGAATATTTCCGTGGACCGTTTTTTCCCGCAGAAGTGGGGGCTACAGTTACCGGTTTACCTCCAACACAGCCGCAACGTAAGTACGCCGGAATACGACCCCTACGATCTGGATATCCGCGTGAAGGAAAAGACCGATCTGGCGGACACCCGGGAGGCAAGAGATTCCATTCGGGAACAGGCGCAAGAGATCAATAAGATCACCGCCATCAACGTAAATAACGTCCGTATTGCACCGGCCGGGGCTACGGGTAACAGCCCCTTCAGTCCGGCTAACCTGAGCCTGAGCTACGGGTACACCAAAACGCAGCGATCGGATCCCTTCATCGAAGCGGAAGAGATCAATGACTACACCGGTGCCCTGGATTATACCTACTCGCGTGGCAGGGGTGGCTCCCTCGAACCCTTCAAGGGGGTGAAGAGTAAGTACCTCAAATTACTGAGTGAGATCAATGTCAATCCGTTACCTAACTCTTTCTCGTTTACGAACGTGCTTGACCGGAGTTTCGCCACTACTAAGTACCGCTTCGCCGGGGTAGATGAGCAATTCAACACCTTTTATAACAAACGATTTACCTGGGTCCGGGCCTATAACTTGAATTGGGACCTGACGCGCTCCCTCAAGTTGGGATACAACGCCAACATGGCGACGACCATTGACGAACCCCGGGAAACAGAACTGTTAGGGAACCCCGATGCGGACCAAATCCGCCGCGATGCCATCTGGGATGGACTACAGAATGGTGGCCGACCCAAACTCTACACCCAGGGCATTAACGCCAGCTACCAATTGCCGCTCCGGTATATCCCCTTCCTGGATTTCCTGGACGTCCGCGCCAACTACCTCGGCAATTTCTCCTGGAACGCCGCACCGTTGAGTTTGCAGGACGAAGGTTTGGGTAACCTCATTCAAAACAGCCAGACGCGCCAGCTTACGGCTAACCTCAACTTCGAGAAATTCTACGATCAGTTCGACTTTCTCCGCAAGATCAATCGCCCCCAGCGACAGGGCCGGACCCGCCCGCAGACAACGTCCCGTGACGACGATAATAAAGATGGGGAAGACGACGATAAAAAGCGCAAGAAGAAGAAAAATGATGGCCCGAGTGGGGCGACGCGAGCGATTGTCCGTCCGTTCCTGGCCCTGCGTAGCGTCCGTGGTAATTTCTCTGAGGACTTCCGTACGGTCATCCCCGGTTACCTGCCGGAGCCGAGCTTCTTCGGATTGGCGGACGGTTTTGATTCCCCCGGTTGGGGATTCGTCGGTGGTCTCCAACCTACTATCCGTGAACTGGACGTGGCCGATCGCCGCGGCGACAATGATTTCCTCTTTGACATGGCCTCCGCCGGCGTTCTCTCGTCCAATCCGCTCTTGAGCCAGGACGTCGTTCAGAATTATACCCGTGATTGGGACGTAGCTGCCACCATCGAACCCTTCCGCGACTTCCGCCTGGAACTGACGATGGATCGGTCCTTTTCCGAAAACTATACGGAGACGTTCAAGGTGACTTCTAAGACCGACCCTAACGCCCAGTTTGAGCACCTCATTCCCGTGCGGGATGGAGCTCTTTCCTTTTCGAACGGTGGCGCGAGCGCCCTCTTCAATCAGGATACCATGGCGCTGGACGCCCTGTTTGAGACTTTTGACGAGAACCGATTGGTCGTTTCCCAACGCCTCGGGGGTAATACGCCCCACCAGGATCCGGAACTGGCCGAGCAAGGGTATGCTTTTGGCTACGGACCAAACCAACAGGACGTCCTCCTGCCCGCCTTCCTTGCTGCCTACCGTGGTGAAGACGCGGCTACCTCCGACCTCAATCCGTTTAACCTGCAGGCCAGCCCGAACTGGCGACTCACCTACAACGGGCTCGATAAGGTGGGCAATCTAAGTAATGTCTTCCGCAGAATTAATATCACCCACGGCTACCAATCGGCATTCACCATCAGCAGCTACGGCACGAGTTTGGATTACCTGGCTTCGTTGGAAGAAAGCACTAACCCGGCGCTAAACGGGTACGATACGGTAAGCCTGAACTTCTTCCCGCGAATCGAAATCCCCAACATTACGGAATCTAAGAGTTTCGCACCGCTGATTTCAATCGAGGCGGAGATGCAGAACGGCTTAAGCTTCAACTTCGCTTACCAGAGCACGAATAACCGGAGCATCAACATCGTCAGCAAGCTCCTCAGCGAGCAGGTGGGTACGGAAGTTGTCGGTGGTTTCGGTATCGTCCTCCAGGGAGTGGAGATCGGTTTCCTCCAGGGGGGCAAGAACAAGCGTAGACGACGCGACGGAGATGCCGGCGACAACGTCGGCCAAACCGGCGCCAACCGCAACAATAGCCGCTCCGGTGGCCGCCTGAACGTAAGCGATATGGACATCCAGTTCAACTTCAGCTTACGGGACGGGAAGACCTACGCTACGCGCCTCAACCCACAGATCAGGGAGATCA